The Dromaius novaehollandiae isolate bDroNov1 chromosome 4, bDroNov1.hap1, whole genome shotgun sequence genome contains the following window.
taagatcccccctcagccttctcctctccaggctaaacaggcctggctctctcagcctttcctcatagggaagatgctccagtcccttaatcatcttcgtagccctatgctggactctctccagtagctccatttccctcttgtactggggagcccagcactggacacggtacccagatgtggcctcaccagggctgagtagagggggaggatcacctctcttgacctgctggcaatggtcttcctaatgcaccccaggatgccattggccttcttggccacaagggcacattgctggctcatggtcaccttgttgtccaccaggacccccaggtccttctctgcagagctgctttccagcagatcaaCCTCCAACCTGTACCGGTGCCTGGGGTTATCAAACCAGAGGATGGCCCCAGTTTTGGCCATTTCTCTTCCCTCCTGACGAAAGGTTCCAAGTGGGGGAAGGAAGGCCTGGGGCGTGCATTGACACAGTCCTGCTACAACTGTCTTCACCAGGATGATGGGGCTGGAGAGAATTCAAGCAATAATAACAAACCAACTCATCTGTCAACCAGCTGAGAGGCCATCACTCCTATACTAGGCAAGGGAGAAAGCGCCAAATAGCAGACATGGCCACTGAAAATCAACCTCTTGGTGCTGTCCCCATGGCACCCAAATGGATGGATACATCCGGTTCTCAGCACAGAACGAGTCACATCCAAGATAGCAGGATACTCAAACCCAACCCTGAATCCAAACTCCAACTCTAAGGCATCCAAACTCCAACTCTAAGGCAGCATAATATTTGACAGCAGATCTAGATCTCCTGGCCAGAGCCCAGCTCGCCAGCAGCCCCGACCTTCTGGGCTTTGTAGAGACACTTTGAAGTCTGTATTGGCCCACCACTAATTTCCATttccctatttcttttttctgcactGTTAACTAGGAGCCAGATCAGTATAGAAGTCAGAAGTTCACAGACCAAACTGTCGGAAAGTTGATAATGTCCACAGAGCATTCATTTATGTGGTGTGAAACATGTGAGGAAGCCAAGGTGGAAAAATTATATTGCAGAAATGGCTTGAATAAGTACAAGTAAGAATCTTGGCAGCAGTCATACTTTATATCAGATTAAACCTAGGAAGACATTTACTGACTAGTATTAAACCAAGTCCTGTAGTAGACTGACTTAGAGGCTACCAGCCACATCTTTTAGTGGTAATGTTACATAACGGAGCTTTTTCTCTGCCTGTAGGATGCTGACAGGCAGTGACACAAAACTGAAGAATCATACTGAAAGgaagttaaaagaaaagttaaGAGTTAAGTGATTTCAGGACCAACAGAGTCTATTTAAAAAGTGCATACTCAATGCTAAACGTTAATAGATAACATCTCAAAAAAAAACCAAGGCTTTAAAAGGACCCCTAAAAACCTGAAAATGTTAAACTACAGAATAAAGACTATTAGAAGTAAAATATGGGAACTGTGTTCAAAAGTGGAATATAGAAAAAACATACGTTTGGGTAAGCcaatgttaaaaattaaaatctgtcAGAAAACATTCTGAAGAGCAATTTCCTAAAGCTCTAAAAGCTAATAATAAAAACAGCTCCAAACACATCCAAAGCAAGCAGTTTGCCAGAGAGCTGGTAGGACTAATAGCTGATCAATATGTGATAGATGAGCTCTCAAGAAACATTATCTCATGATAGCAAAGGCAAATAAATACTTAGGATAGCTTCCACACTGCAGCCTTTCCTTACTGAGAGCATGTCTGAAGCGATATCTGAAACTGAAGTGCCAGTAGAAGAGATTTTCAAACAAACTGATAAAGTGAATAAGACAAATCTCCAAGATCAGATGGTATTCACCCAAGAGTTCCACGGAAATCCAAAGAGGAAACAGCTGAATGGTTAAGTACGATGTAGAGCCAACCTGCTGCTTAAATCAGCCTatgtcagaaaaataaaagcagtaaatgTGATGCAAAATGAAATAGCAGTTTCCAGGGATGGCTTGTTGAAGAAATACAGACAAATATGATTCTGTGTAAGGCAAActaataaaaattctgaaaaagaatAGTGGACACATTGGGGAACAAGGCATAATTGAGAAGAGTCAAGTATTGCATCTGCAGATGGATGTCATGTCTCACAAATTAAGTGCTTTGAGGGCGTCACTGAGTTCTTGGGATGGTGATCTGAGTAGTAGAGTCTACCTGGATTTCCAAACACTGACAGCTATGAAAGAAATTAAGCTGTCCCAGGGTAAGGGAGAAGATCCTCTTGCGGCTCAACAGCTGCTTAAAGCTAGGAAACCAAACAACGATCAGGTTTCGTAAGGAAGGGAGGCAACATGCAGGACTGGATGAGGTTTTATGCTGCTAGGACCTCTGGTGCTCAACACACGTATTTATTCTAGAAAAGgcataaaaagtgaaaattaaggTAACAACTTGTTCTGACGATACTAAACCATCCAAAATATTCAAAACTGAAGCTGTGAGCAAAGTACTTCAGAAGGCTCTTAAAATGCTAAGTGACAGTGCAATAAACTggaagatgaaattcagtgtcAAGGAATGCAGAGTAATACaagtaatgagaaaaaaacaatctTAAGGATGCATGCACAATAATGAGCTCTGAGTGAGCCATTACTGTGGGAAAAAAGATCCTGGAATTACTGGATGGTTTTCTACAAATGAGAACTGAGTGCTCTACAGGGATCAAAATggcaaagagaaaattaaaaactagtaggaaaagaattcaaaacaaaataaaaaactttcAAACATGACTCCAGTACACCCATCTCAAATAGGATAGAGCAGAActaaaaaaggccacaaggatgACCAGAGATAGAGAACAGTTTCCAGACAAGAAACAGGCTAAAATCCTTCAGCAtgggaaaaagaagacagaggagATCTGACAGGGCTCTGTGAAATCATGAGTTGTGTGGAGAAGATGAGTAGGAAATAATTATTTCGCTTCGCTTCACACCGCTTCTCAGAACATCAAAAGACAGAGATTACCTAATGATCAGGCAGTaagttcaaagcaaacaaaaggaaggaCTTCTCTCACAAACAAGACTCTGCCATGGAGAGAAAAATCACAAATGAATACAAATGGGGTTAAAATAGGAATGGCAGATAGCTCCATCAGGGCTATGAAACACAATAGTTCAAACACAAGCTCCTTCAGGAGCTCCCTCCGCTGTTGACTACCAGCAGCTGGGAGGATGCACCAAGGGAAGGACCATTCTGCACTCAACCTGTTTCTTACAGTTGTTTGAGTTTCTTATACTCTTCCTGCTATATGACTCTGTCCCAGTACGGCAGCTGGTATATAATGGTCATGAACGGGTGCAAAGATAAGGACACGCAGTCCAGATATGCAGTCTCTCACTGACTAGCTGCTTCCTGTGGTTTTCTTACCTTGATCACTGTAAATTCACAACATCCCTCCACCaatccttctcctccttcctccataTTCTTATCAGTGATGTGTCCTTCatacctttccttctcttctccctcccattTCCTCCTGGGAAACTTATGTCCTCTCGTGGCCTTCCATCATCTCTCCGTCTCTCAGATTAAGTTCTCCGCATCCATCCATCCAAGGAAGGATAAATTCCTTCCTTGTCACCCTTCTTGGAATGCTGAGGCCTCTAGGAAGAGCTGTGATTTTTACCCTTTATTTGataaaaaatgaacttttcatcttttctcctAACTAAAGGGAAAATGCTGAAAGTCACACAGCCAAGCATTGGCAGATCTGGGAATACAACATACATCTCCTGACTTCCATGCCCTTGTTCACTGGTCGATGTCCCTCTAAAGCACCATTTCTCAATGTGCAGTCCAAACTTAACCAGAAACAGgcttctccctaaagttttgtgGAAAAACACCATGTTGCCCTGCTGATATACTTAATAATAAATTGAATGGAGTGGTTAACAGCAGAAAATagtagaaaataatgaactttacCAGCTGATAAGAACTCCATGAAGCTAAGCCTCTCTGGCAACCCTCTATCTCCTCAAAATCTAGTTTTCTACACCATCATGGTGACTTCCCAGTGGATATGTGGTTACTTAGCTCACGTAAATGAAGCTCTCCATGGCAAACTCTTCCCTTTTCAGCAGTAAAGACTCTTACCCGTCTGGAGCACCTGACTGGAGAGTTTACAATAAATGTGCTTCTAATTGCACTCTCTTTACTCTAACCACTAAGAATCGTTGGGGATTCTTGGGACCTTACAAACTGCATTCAACAGCCACCATTAAAAGATCTAGCAAACATGTGCTTGCTTTGCCCCCATCCACAACAGTAAACTTCCATCCAAAATATGTTAAGGTTGAACTAAAAAAGAGACCTGTGGTCTATTTAAGGTCCACTATATCTTTTCTAGTGCCGAAGAAAATTAAGGCAGACTTCAGCATTGTCATgcctcatccttttttttcccttttcttcttcaaTTCCTCCCATGGCAGCAGGTACAAGGAGGAAGAGTTGAAGCTACCACCAATACTGCGGGTCTCTCTGCTGCTCTAGGGCACAAGGACTGCAGTGAGGAGGTGGGTTAGGGCAAGGAAGGACCTGGTACTGCCACTGGCCAGGACCCAAGGGAGAGGGGAACCAGAAGACTCATCCAGCATGTCCATCCACAGGAGATGGAACAAGCTCAAGAGAAGTGTCAGTGGAATTGGGACAGCACCTTGTGTCCGTCATCAGATACAGGCCCTGTCTTGACCACAGGAACAACCTACCAGCCCCATGCAGGTCCATGAGAAACAAACGGGAGCATCTGGGCTGGTTTCAGTGATGGATGAGGTCAGATAGGGCTGAAGCCATACCAGCTGCCTGTGCAACTGTGCATAAATCAGTGCATTGGCTCACAGATGGGGAAAGGGTTGGGATTTTTTCAGATCCTTCCCCAGCCAAGCAAACTCCTGTACATCTCACATACCTGCAGTGCAGGATCACGTATCTGCTCCTGGTGAAGTCAATGGAAGAGTTGTCCTTGGCCTTGATGCACCGGGGTTGCTCTGTAAATTACTACAGAGTGGCTAGGCCTCCTGGTAGGTTAGTGGAGACACATCTTTCATCTTGCCTTAGCAGGAAGGAGACACTGGTCCTGAGTAACACAGTACTTCCACTGGGGCTAGGCTGAGAACTTCAGACTgagcttttaattttaaacaaaatgaagttTTTATAAAATCGAGCCTCTAGATCTAGACTTCAGCATCTCCAAAACGATCTGCAAGACTGCCAAGCACCCAGCAGCTTCCACCAATATGTCCACTGACATTTCAGAAAGTCAGATACCTGATTGAGATTCAAAAATACTAAGGCCAGAGGGAGCTTTTATGAGTATTTAGTCCAACTTTCCACATAAAATAAATTCAAACAGTAACTCCTGCATCAAGCCCACAGCTTAACCTATAACATATCTTTAAAAAAGATCTCCAGGGCTTTTTTCATATACTTCAGGCAGCGTAGACTCAGCTATTCCTTCAGGTAATTTATTGCAAGGATCACGATGTTCAGCATAACTATGTAGCTCTTATCACCAACCTGGTTTGCTCTGCCTCTGAATCTCATTACACTTCTTTGTGATAGACTAGAAAGCCTTTGGGCATGAGAAATCCCCTCTTCACGGAGATCCAAAGAGGCCACGAGCATCTCACCCCCTCGCTCCTTTCTCAGATAAACTGAGGAGCCAGGTTGTTCGGACCTTGGATCACTCTTACAGCCCCTCTTTAAATCCTCAATTTTAATATCCTTCTGGAAATATGCCATTTTCTCTCGTCTTGCCAATCTCTTTTTATACTTGAGGCTCTCCGTTGCACCCCTGGCTCTGCTGTGTGTCGTTGGCCAGGATGAAAGCCTCCCTCTTGTAAGCACTGTCCTcgttaaaaagaaacatttggtgTTGGCACCTTGCTCAGAAACCAAAGTTACTTTTAGCTGAATGTTTGCAGGAGGCTTTTAAATGTCTTGGAATCCCAAGGCAGAGAATATGGGATAAATTTCATTtgaggagcagagagcagagcagagcagaggagaccAAAGCCCAGGAAAGTAAGATAAAATGCCATCACTTAGTCTAAGGGAATAAAATTAAGCTGCAGACTGTCATAAGCACTTCTTCCTCTGAGTGCACACTGGCTGCATCACTtaaaaaacaagcatttaaaaagaaatacaatggTAAGTCAATGACAGATATGACTCCAATGTACATTGGGTGTGAATAATTCTCATTTGTTACCTCATTTCACTATCCATTCTCAGTTTCATATTCTCCAAGAGGACTATCCTATAATCCTGCCCATGCACGCTCGCCAAGTCTCCAAACAGCTCTAAAAAACCCCACTGACGAGAGACCACCAACTTTACGATTTCTTGCAACTCCCACTGTACATTTTGTGCGTATTTAGCAATGCTACAGGGCTTTCCTAATGCTGGAGAAATTTCCCTTCTCTTCATTAATAATAGATGTGTGTTTCATCAGCCTTCTcgctcctctcccctctcccgcCCATACTCTCAAACTGCTGATTTTTAAAACGTATTTTTCACAGAACTATAAAAACAGtggattttttctgtttcttttctttttttttcagatcaggGACTGGACAAACTTTTAGCCTGccaaggctttcttttttctttctttctttttttttcttttttttttttttttttgcttaaacaCTTCATAATAAAAGAATGTGCCCCCGATGGAATTTATAttgcaaaaaagagaggaaaagctctCCCATTCTCATTTCTTGTATCTTATATACTTAAATACACGTACTGAAATCCTATCACCTCCAGGAAAGAGGGCTGCTCGAGTGCTGTCAAGCTGTTAATGACAACATCACGGCACGCAGCATATATTTAAAAGTGAAAGGATGAAAGATTAAGGCCGCATCTCAACCCCGCTTTGGTGACTCGGCTTTACATTGACATATGCAGCGTGCCAATTCCCATCAGACTTCAGGTTTTGCTCTTGAAcggcattttaaaataattccttctGCCTAAGGAGGATGCTGTAAAGTGTACACGAGGGCACACGTTTCTTTTAACAAGTGCAGAGCTCTAGTTTTTCCCAGGATTTGGAAGTGTGTTTCGGTTTGCAGAAAGCATAAAGTTGTCACCAGGCAAATCACCTTTCAGAAATGTTCAGGATACTTTCCTGCAAAATATATCCCACCTGCTAGTTGTCATTCAGTCTGTTTTGGGGAGTCATTTGCCTGGCaccagcctgcagcagcacttTGCCTACCTGGGAGCGGGGGACAGTCCTTCTACCCAAGCCAAACCGCAGGAAGCGCTGGATCTTGCCACCTATTAGTATAGGTTGTTtccattgcctttttctttccacttatttctcacttttaaaaatatatcgcTTGAAGACACATTCTAGGATTTTGCACTCATTTCTTGCGACCACGTGGGTTTTCAGCAGAGCAAAGGGCTGGCTGAGGGGGGGTTTCACCCGCTGGCAGGAAGGCAGAGCTGGTTTAGGGATGGGGCTGCGGTGTCGGGGCAAGCTCAGTCCCGTTCCTGGAGCCAATCCATGACTGGGAATAACTCAGCCGCTCAGCGCCAGAGGATGCTGGAATGAGATGCTAACACTTCCCAAGCGATACCGTCCGCTCAGATTTTTACTCAGGATTCGCATGTCCTTCACAGGGGATAGGCAAACGGTTTAATCCCTAATTTATTTATAAGAATGGCTCTGATTCTCCAAGGCAACCTGGTCTCCACAAGCTCTGGCGTCGCTCGCCATCTCCATTGCATGTGGCAGGCGAGCCGAAGTGCTCTGCGTCTACCGCGGCTTGCACCAAAGGGCACCGTTTGCTCTGCAGGAGAACTGCTTGTTTAATTTAAAGAGTAACTTCCGATTAAATAAGTGGGCAAAAAAAGCTGTCTTCTTGTGGTTTAAATCTGTCTTGCTTTGGCTCAGGTTCAAGCAAGCTTTGGTTGCAGCCACCTTTAAGGTAACCATGAGTAACTCCATGAGCCTACAACAGGAAAGTCCATGCACGGTCTGCACTGGTTTAACTAACTGACCCAAAGCAGGTAAATGCAGTCAGCACCAGCTCATGTGCACGCAACGCCTGCGTCGCGCGGTCGGCAGCTGGCCCTGCTGCATCCTCTGCGGATCGGCCGCACGTGGGGACACGCTGGGCAGAGCGTCACGCCGGGGGCCAGGCCACCGCGGTCCTGCCCGGCAGCCCCTGCCTCCACGCAGCGCAACGGAGCCCCGACTCTGGCCTCACCGCTCTCTCGTGAGACCTCTAACCACAACGATACTAAAACGAGAGAAGGGGCAGGTCTGACACAGTTATGCGCTGGGAACCGCTTACGTTTAGGTTCCTTCTTGGAAGCCCTCTACAATGCAGCTACCACCAGAGGAGCAGCACCCAGAAAGCACGTATGGCTGAGGGCAAGACGTGGGAAGTAAGTGTGTAAATGGCTGCAAATGCCTGTGTTTGTAATGGGCTTCGCCCATCTATGCCCCGAATGGATTTGGTCCAATGAGTCAAGTTGAAACAGCAGGAGGATTTTAGGTAGGCAGAATTTAATTGCTGAAATCTGGCCAAGATCTTGGCTTTAATCCTCCTTCTCATGTGAGAAGAGCCACTGAATGTTTAGTGGCCACAAAAATCTCAACGTTAAGCCTCTGCTGGAAGACAGACCTCTCGAACGATTAGGGTAGACCCTGCTGGAGGTGCCGTTGCCACCCACCAGCACATCTGTGAGAATCCAAGTTAATCAAAACCCCTTTGGCTGGCTCTCATCTTTGAGATCCAAAGGAGCCAAGAgacaaaagacagagaaaacgGTCTTTAGGGTGTGCCTTGGCACATAACTGCAGTAATTCACACGCTCCATCCAAGGGTCTCAGAGGCGTTTGCAGAGCTAGATGGACATTGCCAGCACCGCtgcgaggcgggggggggggcaacatTACCTGCACAGGGGAGCCAGGCATTTTTGCATTCAGCTGACTCACTTAAGAGAGAGCCAATCTCCGGTGACATCTTGGGCTGAGGTTGTAACGGAGGAGGCAAGGTGGCTGTGACAGAGATGGCACAGCACCAGGAGGGGAGATACCTCAGTAGTGGTCTCCAAACCTTCTCCAATACAGTGCAGGGGCACCCGGAGAAACCACGCTAACCCTGCCCTGGGGCAGTCTGGCCACAGCAGTAAGAGACCGAGCCCGCTGGCCACCAGGCAGAGCTCTTCTTGCTCCACGGACCTCGACTAGCTCAGTACGAGCTGCCTGCGCTCAGCCCCACGGCACCGGGGTGTGCTGGGTTCCCGTGCCGAGGGGCAGACGGGCTAGGAGCCAACGTCCCCTTTTCTGCAGCGAACTGAAGCAACTCATAGCTTACATGCCATTGATTCCCAATGAAACTTAACTTCTCGGGGGCTTAACTGACTTGAAAGAAGGTACCTAAATAATGAAGGTACTTCTCAAAATGATAGCCGACCTCCTTGAGGTCCTGTCCAGCGCCAGTTTCCCTATGATCCTGCGACAGATGGTTTATTCCCAGCTGTGCCACTGCTCCGGCTGGGACCGGAGGCAAGTCCCCACCTCTGCAACCCTCCTCGCAGCCCGCACGCCGGCTCTGCGGGACCCCAGGCTCTGCCGTGCCGGGCGGGACCCCCCTCACCGGGGGTGAGGGGGGCTGAGGGGTTTCGGGGGGCCGGCAGAAGGCCggctgcagccggccgggcgTCCTCGTTCTCCCTGCGCAAGCCGGGGCAGCCCTTGGCTGCCGGGAATCGCTTCCAAGTGGATCAGAAGTCACCAGCGGAGCAGCAGCCGAGCAGACCCGGGGCTCCGGGGAGCCGCGACCGGCGAGGCGGCGACGGACGGGGCGTTTGGGAGGTGTCGGAgctgcccccgctccccccgcgccccgtcccgccggggTGCCCGCACCTCTCAGGGGCGTGTTTATGAGGGTGCCCCCCCACCGCGCAGATCGGGACCCCCATGGGGGCAATCAGCGGCAGGGGCAGAgcagccagggccggcggaaTGGGGTAGAAACGCGAGGAAACGGGGACTTTCCCTCGGGGGGCGGTGGGAGAAAAGCGCGCACGGCGGGTCGCCGCGAGTCTCCGGGGGGCAGGATTTCTCTTCCATCGCATGGAAGAGCGAGATTAAAGAAGAAAGTGGgagtggggtgggagggaagggaagggaaggggggggatGAACAAAGGAGATTGGCAGCACAGctgttttgggaagaaaaaaaaaaaaaaaaaaaaaaaagccagccttCCTGTTTCTTTAAAGCCGCTCATCGGCGCGGCGGGCCGGCTGCGGGCGCTGCGAGCGGGCTGCGGCAGCGGCGCACGGCCGGGCGCAcggagcgggccggggccgcggagcgCACGCAGatgggcggcggcgggcgctgccccggcgcggcgcgggaggaggaggaggcggcggcggcggcggcggcggcggcggggcggcgggggagccgctgagcgcggccgcgcagcgccccgcgccaTGCGGAGCACGCCGCTGGCCGCGGGCGAGCCGTGGCCGCGCCTCTGCGCCGCCGACCTCGGCGGCCTGCGGCGGTTGCGGCGCaaggcgcgggcggcgccgccgctgcaCGGCTGCAAAAGTTTCCGCGTGGAGCTCAAAGTGCTGGGCGGGAGGCGGccagcgccgctccgcgcccccccgccgccgccgccgccgcccggcgccgccgccgccgccgccgcgcccgcctgggagccgcgcagcgccgcgctctgccccgccggcggcgcctgccccgccgcggcgccgggccccgccgcctccccgcgcccgcgcccggccgaGGCGGCCGGCGTCTCGCCGGAGATCAAAGCGCTGCAGCAGACGCGGCGGCTGCTGGCCAACGCCCGCGAGAGGACCCGCGTCCACACCATCAGCGCCGCCTTCGAGGCGCTGCGCAAGCAGGTACctgccgccgggacccccggcggggcagcgcggggcgggggcgggcggcgggctcGGGGCTCCGCGCGGGGGGGAGGCGCCGCTCCTGGGGTAGCGCTGGCCGGAGGAAGCCTGAGGGCAGGAGCCCGGGGGGAGATGCCCGGCAGAAGGGGAAGTCGGCGCAAAATGCCTGGAAGCAGCGGCCCGAGAGCTGCGCCGACAGTAACGATAAATAAATAAGGGCTTGCGATTTGTTAGAAGACTTTTGgactccccccaccccgccgcagAGCACGACAGAAAACGAAACAAGCCCCAAGGGGAAAAGGCCTCCGAGTGGAAACACGGGGGCCAAGGGAGGCGTTTGCCCACGCTGCGAGCCGGGGCGATGCTCCTGTGCTGTCTGAGAGCCCCCACGCGCTGCCTGTCCCGCCGCGGTGGGCCGCCCCGAAGGGGCCACTGGGAGTTTGGGCAGCAACTCGCTCGTGTTGACTTTCGTGTGGGGCGCCCGGTCTCTTGGGGTTCCTCAGCCGCCTCTGAAACTTTCCGTGGGACCCGTATCTGCCAGGAAGAGTTAAGCTGTGGTCTGCTGCTGGCTAGTTTTCCGTGGTTTTCACCGCAGTGTGTGCTTTAAGTGTGTATGGGGCCGGGTTTTCTCGTGAAGGTGTGTTGAAAATCGTCGTGGTCTCCTGTGGATGAGTAATAGGAGGGTTCCCACATGCGCAAGGGAACTTCTGAGTTAACTGGTGTTTAGGATGAAATCCTTCCATCCCGGTCACCTCCCCAGCACATGAAGATGAGAGACACAGTGAAGGAAGCAAGGCTGTAACCCAGCCTCATGATTCTCCTACCTTCCCCAAATCAGTGCCCTGAGCCCTTGTACGCCTGTGTTTAAGCACCCTACAGCACCCACTGCTAGATCAAGGTGTGCTGTTAGACGGTAAAAGCCCAGCTGTCCCAACTCTTTTGCCTTTCGAGTCCAGCAGGACTATTCCAGGTATGTAAAGGGAGGAGGAAACGCTCAGGGCTTGGGGACGGTGAGCTGCTGACGCGGCCGCCCGAGATGCCGAGCATCCCCTCTTGCGCGGTGCTCCCTTccgcgcggcgggcgctgcgtgctaCCTCGCCTGTGCGGCGACCGCGCGAGACGCGCGTGGAAATGGCAGTCGGATTCTCCGCGGACCAGCATTTACACCACCAAAACCGCAAGGGGAAGTAGCACTGATTTCCCGAATCACTGGCAATCTTGTTCTAGGCTGAGCCTCAAGCGCAAGTCAGGCAAGCAACAAATTAAAGCCGCGCTCTGTGGGGAAATGGGCAGCTCTTGAAAAGCCTCAGATTCCTGGCCTTGGCCCTGTTTCCATAAATCATTTCAGCCCTGGACTCAGCTGGGAGTCCAGAGAGCCTGGAGAACAAGTCGCTGTCCTCTCTTCCCGGGAAAGCTGGTCTCCAGGGTCAGCGCTGCAGCGAACCAGCAGGGCTGCATTTGCTCCGCAGGGAGAAAGGAGTCATTCTCCGGGAACGGTTTGCCGCAAGGTTTTCCTAGCAATTTGCTGAGGGGTGGGCTGGCTGTGCGGACCAGCATTGGATGACATTTGGATTCATTCCTCGCCGGGCTGCCAGCGGCGTGCTTGGTGCTGTACATGACATCAGGTGACAGTCGGCTTCATTGCACATATGCGCGGCGCTGGCTTGTCACTCAAATCATCCCCATCAGGGCTGGCAGCAGGGTTTTTCGGAGCCTCCGCTCATCCCTGGGGGGGTGGAAAGGACATTTCTTTCTGCAGCAACGTGGCCAGTGAAGCGAGAGTACGGGGAGATTTATTTTGGGAGATGAGTGCTACAGGGAGAGTTTCCAATGCCTCGTTGAAGCACGGTCTTTTCCCATCGCCGCGGCGTAGAAAGGCGCGCGCGGGAGGTAATCCCTGCGCCGTCAGCGGGGAGGCAGCGCGCGGACCTCGGTCTGCTCGTCGTTCTTCAGTTATTCCTCCAGTCCCTCCTTGTCATCACGTATCAGGCTCTTAAGCAGCTGGGCGCCTTTTCCTGAAGCCCTGAAACCGATACgtccccgcggccggcgggcgAGCGGCCCCGGCGAGCGTCGCGCTCGCACGCGCCCGGCCCCACGCTCCTTCTTTGGGAAGGGAGACGAGAGCCCCGCGGGGTCGGGTCGTTCCGGGTGCCGAGCCGGGGAGGAAGGCCGCCCTCTCCTCCGCTCCGTCCGGCTCGGCGCCCACCCGACGCGGGGCAGATGGGCCGCCAGCGTCAGCCCCCGCGCGCGCTGCAGCTGCGCACATCTGGCACACATGTTTCGCCGTGT
Protein-coding sequences here:
- the ATOH8 gene encoding transcription factor ATOH8 is translated as MNKGDWQHSCFGKKKKKKKKKASLPVSLKPLIGAAGRLRALRAGCGSGARPGARSGPGPRSARRWAAAGAAPARRGRRRRRRRRRRRRRGGGGAAERGRAAPRAMRSTPLAAGEPWPRLCAADLGGLRRLRRKARAAPPLHGCKSFRVELKVLGGRRPAPLRAPPPPPPPPGAAAAAAAPAWEPRSAALCPAGGACPAAAPGPAASPRPRPAEAAGVSPEIKALQQTRRLLANARERTRVHTISAAFEALRKQVPCYSYGQKLSKLAILRIACNYILSLARLADLDYSADHSNMSFSECVEQCTRTLQAEGRSKKRKE